The genome window GAAGTCTTTGGCCGCATGGTCGCCGCACAGCGTGGCCCGGGCGATTTTGTCGAACACTACGATCGTTACCTGCCAGTGGCGACATTAAGTAAGCCGGTGTTCGCGACGCGTGAAGGCATCGTGACCGCGATGGACACGCGCGCGCTGGGCATGGCAGTCGTCTCGCTGGGCGGCGGACGTCGTCAGGCTACCGATACGATCGATTACAGCGTCGGTCTGGATAGCATGATCAGCCTGGGTGAGCGTGTTGATGCGCAGCGCCCGCTGGCGGTGATCCATGCCAATACAGAAGCGCAATGGCAGCAGGCGGCAAATGAGGTTCGCGCCGCGATCCAACTGGGCGACACGGCGCCAGAAAAGACCCCGATGGTCTACCGTCGGGTGAGCGCAGAAGCGTGATCGCCAGAGTGGGTTATTGGTCGTCTTGAAATTGATATTCCCCTGCCTGTAGGCAGGGCGTTAGCGCATAGCTGCGCAGGAGAGAAAGAATGAAACGTGCATATATTATGGTTCTTGACTCGTTTGGCATCGGCAGCAGTGCGGATGCAGAGCGTTTTGGCGATGTCGGTTCGGATACGCTCGGTCACATCGCTCAGGCGTGTGCGGCGGGGACGGCGGATAAAGGGCGCAGCGGCAAGCTGCATTTGCCGAACCTGAGCCGTCTGGGGCTGGGTAAAGCCGCTGAGGCCTCAACGGGGACGTTCCCAGTAGGGCTGGATGAAAATGCCGACATCATCGGTGCTTACGCGCACGCCAGCGAAATCTCCTCGGGGAAAGATACGCCGTCTGGCCACTGGGAAATTGCCGGTGTGCCTGTGCTGTTTGACTGGGGCTATTTTAAAGATGAAGAAAACAGCTTTCCGCAGGAATTGCTGGATAAGCTGGTAGAACGTGCCAATCTGCCGGGTTATCTGGGCAACTGCCACTCTTCCGGCACGGTGATTCTGGATCAACTGGCTGAAGAACACATGAAAACCGGCAAGCCGATTTTCTACACCTCTGCGGATTCCGTGTTCCAGATTGCCTGCCATGAAGAAACGTTCGGTCTGGATAAGCTGTACGAACTGTGTGAAATCGCCCGCGAAGAGCTGACCGAAGGGAATTACAACATCGGGCGCGTGATTGCACGTCCGTTTATCGGCGACAAACCCGGTAACTTCGAGCGTACTGGCAACCGTCACGATCTGGCCGTTGAACCGCCAGCGCCGACCATTCTGAAAAAAATGGTAGATGAAAAAGGCGGTGAAGTGGTTTCCGTCGGTAAAATTGCGGATATCTACGCGCAGGTCGGCATCACGAAGAAAGTGAAGGCGACCGGCATTGATGCGCTGTTTGACGCGACGCTGAAAGAGATGGATAACGCGGGCGACAACACCATCGTGTTTACCAACTTTGTTGATTTCGATTCTGCCTACGGTCACCGTCGCGATATTCCGGGCTACGCTGCCGCGCTGGAGCTGTTTGACCGCCGTCTGCCAGAAATGCTGTCCCGCGTGAAAGGCGATGACATCCTGATTCTGACGGCAGACCACGGCTGTGACCCAAGCTGGCACGGCACCGACCACACCCGTGAGAACGTCCCGGTGTTGATCTATGGCCCGAATGTGAAACCGGGCTCATACGGCCACCGTGAAACCTTCGCCGATATCGGGCAGACGGTTGCGGCCTACTTTGGCCTGTCGCCTATGGACTACGGTAAATCGATACTGTAAAACACACCGTTTTTACGTGAACTTGATTAATTAAGGAATAAACGCATGGCTACGCCACATATTAATGCAGAAATGGGTGATTTCGCGGACGTTGTACTGATGCCGGGAGACCCGCTGCGTGCTAAGTACATTGCAGAAACCTTTCTGGAAAATGCCCGCGAAGTGAACAACGTGCGTGGCATGTTAGGGTTCACGGGGACCTACAAAGGCCGTAAAATTTCGGTTATGGGCCACGGGATGGGGATCCCATCTTGCTCAATCTATGCGAAAGAACTGATCACCGAATTCGGCGTGAAGAAGATCATTCGCGTGGGTTCCTGCGGTGCGGTACGTGAAGATGTGCAGCTGCGTGACGTGGTGATCGGTATGGGCGCCTGTACGGATTCCAAAGTGAACCGTATGCGTTTCAAAGATCACGACTATGCGGCTATTGCTGATTTCGACATGGTGCGTAATGCCGTTGATGCGGCCAAAGCACGCGATGTTTCTGTCCGTGTAGGTAACATCTTCTCCGCCGATCTGTTCTACACGCCAGACCCGCAGATGTTCGACGTGATGGAAAAATACGGCATCCTGGGTGTGGAAATGGAAGCGGCCGGTATCTACGGCGTCGCGGCAGAGTTCGGTGCAAAAGCGCTGGCCATCTGTACCGTTTCTGACCACATTCGTACCGGTGCACAGACTACGTCAGAAGAGCGTCAAAACACGTTCAACGAGATGATCGAAATCGCGCTGGAATCCGTTCTGCTGGGCGATAACGAGTAAGTTCACATCAGCCCGGACGTTCGTTCCGGGCTGTTTTTCTCTTCACCTCTCTCCGTAAGCAACCTGCTGACTGTCTGCCGCTGGCGGTGCAACAGAAGGCTCGTCTGTGTGATTTTCTGTGTGCGCTTTCTTCTCTGCTTCGAGTGGCGTTAACCGTATCTGATGTGTGAAACAGGCCAATACCGCAGGCTGATGGCTGACGGCCAGTACGATCGTGTGTGGCAGCGCAGTCCTGATGTGCTCTAGCAGCTGAAGCGCCGCTGCGTCATCGAGTTGGCTGGTGGCTTCATCCAGACAAAGCAGCGTCGGGCGCAGCAGCAGCACACGTGCGAGCGACAGGCGCTGTTGTTCGCCGCCCGATAGCTCCCGGCTCCAGTTTGCCTTGTCGTCCAGACGAGGAATCAACGCGGCCAGCCCGGTTTGTTCCAGCGCCGCGATCGTCTGCGCAGTATCCGCTAGCTGTGCCTGCGGGTAACACAGCACCTGACGTAGCGTATCCTGCGGTAAATAGGCTTTTTGCGGCAAAAACAGCGTGCGGCCTACAGGGAAATGCCAGTCTCCTTGCGAAATCGGCCACAGCCCCGCCAGCGCACGCAGCAGCGTGGTTTTTCCCGTGCCGCTGGCTGCGTTAAGCGTCGCCCACTCGCCAGCCTGAAGCGTGAGCGTCAGCGGGGCGAAATACGGCGAACCATCGGGGCGCGGTACGGATAGCGCGTTGATGTGCAGAGTATGACCTTCATGGCGCGGGGCGTCTGGCACAGGCAGTTGCTGTAATCGGTGTTGGAATTCCCACAGCCGTTCAATCGTGGAAGACCACTGAACTAGCTGGCGATACGCATCGATAAACCAGCCAAAGGCATCCAGTACATAGCCGAAGGCGGATCGCGCCTGCATAATCGCCCCGAGGCTAACCTGACGAGCGAGAAACAGCGGCAGGGTAGCGAAAACCGGAATAATCAGGCTGAAGCGGAAATAGCTGGTCGTGAAGCTTTCCAGCCGGAATTCTCGCGCCATTAGGCGCTGCCAGTTTTGCACGATGGGCAGGAAATGTTGCCGCATCCGCTGCTGTTCGGCGTCGCTCCCCTGATAAAACGCAATCTGCTCGCTGTTATCCCGCACCCGTAGCAGCGTGGCGCGATAGTCAGCCTCTGTCCGCTGACGCTCAATGTTCAGCTTGTGCAGGCGGTGCCCCAGCAGGTGCGTCACCACGCTGGCTAGTGCGGCGTAAACCAGCGCGATCCACACCAGATAGCCGTGTATCGTGATGGTGTAGTCGCCCAGCGTGACGGTGTGGACGCCGGAAAGCTGCCAGAGAATGGCGATGAAAGAGAAAAAACGGGCGGTGTTTTTCAGTAGCGAAAGCAGGAGCTCGAGGCTTTGTTCGATCAGCAGACGAATATCTTCCGCGATGCGCTGATCGGGGTTATCCAGCCCTGAGTTGAGCTGATAGTGGGCGTGATTGCGCAGCCAATCCTGCTCATACTGCTGCGTCATGGTATCGCGCCAGCGGATAATCAGCTGTTTCTTGAGCCAGTTGCCGCAGATGATCACCAGCACGAACAGCAGCGTATAGGCCAGATAGCGCACGACCATATCGTAGATTGAGGCGTGCTGAAAATAGTCGGCCAGCGCGTCGTAAAAATCCCGACTCCAGTTATTGTACTGCACGCTGATCCACACGACGGAGAGCGTCAGGCTCATGATCAGCAATAGCAATAACCACAGCAGCGTGGCGCGTGTAGTCAGCCAGAAAGGCGCGACCAGTGAATAAAAGCGTCTAAGCGTTTGCATAATTGGGGGAGCGATAGCCTGCCAGAAGAGGCTGGCAGGCATATTCGCTTAGAAATTCCACTTCGCGGTCAGCATGAAATTACGCGGGTCGCCGTAATAGTTGTTGCCGCTAAGATGGCGATTGTTCAGGTTTAAGAAGTAGGTTTTATCCGTCAGATTATTGCCCACCAGATTGAAGCTCAGGTTTTTGCTGTACTGATAGCGGATATTGGCGTTAAACAGGGTGTAGCCGCCCTGATGCAGACCATAAGCCCGGTTCGGGTAGGTTTGCGTTTCGGTCTGTGCCGTCATACCTGCGCCAATCGTCCATTGGTTCAACTCACCCGGCAGATTGTATGAGGTGTAGAGCTTGAACATATGCTTCGGTGTACGCGGGCTGAACTGTGCGGCTCTTTCACTCGCACTGCCTTCAAGATATTTACTGTTGGTCAGGGTATAACCCGCCTGAATCTGCCAGCCTTCAGTCAGTTTCCCCGTGACATCCAGCTCCACACCCTGACTTTGTACCTTGCCTTCGGGCTGGGAGCAGCTTGTGCCGATCAGGCAAACCGAGCTATCCGCGACGGCCATGGCCCGATTTTCCTGAATGATGCGGAACAGCGCCAGTGAGGTATTCAGATCGCCATCAAAGAATTCGCCCTTCACGCCGGTTTCATAGTTGGTGCCGGTAACCGCGGGCAGCAGCTTGCCGTTGCGGTCTTTTTCGCTCTGCGGCTTGTAGATCTCGGCGTAGCTCAAGTACCAGGTGTAGTGATCGGCGAAGTCCCACAGCAGGCCGCCGTAAGGGACAAACTCATTACTGGCATGCAGGCTGCTGAGCGAGGAGGTATTGCGGAGATGGTTAGTGAAATACTCGTCATAGCTGTAGGCGCTGTAGCGGCCGCCCAGAATTAGCTTCCAGTCATCCGCCAGTTCAAATCTGGCTGTGGCGAACGCGCCGCGCTGATAAAGATTAAAACGGTCGTTGTAGTGGTTGTTGTAGAGACTCGTATTTGACCAGTCCGGTTCTGCCAGCGAATTGGGCTGCCAGTTGAAGATATTCACGCTGCTGGTGTTGTTGATGCGGATGTGGTTGTTATCGAAGTTCTCTTTCTGATAATCACCGCCCACCACCAGTTCATGATTGCGTCCCAGCAGTTCGAACGGACCGTTCAGGCTGAGGTTGTAGCCCCACTGTTCGGCTTTATTGTCGTAGCGCAGGTTATTGTTGAGCGATGACGTCCCCGTTGCCGGATTGACGCCGCTGGTGCCGTTCATGATTCCGATATAGCTGCTGGCCGCACGGGAATGGATATAGTTCAGCGCGGTTTTCAACGTCCAGTCGTTATCGAAGTGGTGTTCCAGTTCGACGAACGGGTTAATTTTTTCAAATTCGATGCGGTTCCAACTGGCACCCAGATAGGTGGAACGCGGCAGGTTCAGGCTGCTTTTATCGGTGGCAAACGGAACGCCATACACATCAGGCACGCCCCGGGTTTTTTGCCAGTTGATACCGCCGGTCACCGTGGTGGACGGCGTCAGGTCGTAAGCCAGCGTGCCAAACAGCACTTTTCTTTCACTGTGCTCGTAATCTTTAAAGCTCTGCTTATCCTGATAAACACCGACGAGACGGCCGCGCAGGCTGGCATCGTCGTTCAGCGGCCCGGAGACATCGAGTTCGCTGCGGTAATTATCCCAACTGCCAGCGCCAACGCTGCCGGAAGCCTGAAAGTTGTGAGTAGGTTGCTTGCGCACCAGATTAACGGTGCCGCCGGGTTCGCCATTGCCTTGTGACAGACCGGACGCCCCGCGCAGGATTTCGACACGGTCATAAATCGCCAGATCGGGCGATTCGCTGGAGGCCTGAACTGCACCCATGTTGGAGACGCTGTTCTGGCTAGAGAAGTTAACGCCGTCTTCCTTGATATTATCCATCACGAAAGCACGCGACTCGTATTTCACCTGATAGCTGTTTTGATTGACCACGTTAATGCCGGTGGTTTGCTTCATGGCCTCATCCAGCGAGGTCATATTCTGATCGTCCATCCGCTGGCGCGTGACAACGCTCACCGACTGAGGCGTTTCTCGCGGCGACAGATTCAACTGCGTCGCGGTGTTCATGCTGCGCGTAGTGTAGGACTGGGTGCCTTCGGTCACGCCGTTGCGGTTGATGCCCGCTACGACCAGCATCTCATCGCCCTGCGGTATTCTCTGTAAGCGCCAGACGCCGTTAGGCTGTGGAACCACCTGAAGCCCGCTTCCTGCCAGCAGTGCCGAAAATCCGCCATCGACGCTGTAATTCCCTTGCAGGGACGGCCCGGTTTTTCCTGTCGCCAGCTGTGCATCGCCGACCAGATAAACGCCCGACTGGGCGGCAAACTGGTTTAGCTGCTGGTTAAGCGACCCGGCAGGAATAGCGTAGGTTTTGGTTGCCGCCGCGGCTGTCGTTTCCGCTGCGATTGCGGTGGAATGTGCGAGCAGCGGTGCGCCGCACAGCAGCAGATGAACGGCTATTGCCAGTTTGGAAGGGGTGCGCTGTGTAGAGAAAAATGGAATCAATGCCATGAAAATTCGCCTTCTGACCCAGAGTAAAAATTGGTGGTTTTACTGTGAATCGAACGACAGTGGAAAAAGGGGAACTCAAAAGAGAAAATTTTTTGGCCGTATCCCAAAAAACGGTATCCGAAAAAGAGGGCGATATCAGCGCGGTTCCACGGTCACCCACCACGGAAAACGTCGATGGATGCGAACCGGGAAGGCCTGCGCCAGCATGTTCAGTGCCATGTCGGTATCGGTTAAGGGGAAGGTGCCCATCACGCGTAAATCAGCGATGGCAGGCTGGCACGCCAGATAGCCGTGGCGATAGCGAGACAGCTGCGCCACGACCTCTCCCAGCGGCATGTTGTCCGCCTGGAGCACGCCGTGTGACCAGTCGGCATCGTTCTGCTGGTTAGAGACGATGTCACCCTGACCGTCGGCGTTAAAACTTAGGTGATAGCCCGCGTTGACCCGACGTGCGGTGGAGGCGTACTTGGCGCTGGCGTCGACCGCGTGTTGGTAAACGGTCAGCGTGGTGGCCTCCGGCTCTTGCGCGACGCTGAAGCGCGTGC of Pectobacterium carotovorum contains these proteins:
- the deoB gene encoding phosphopentomutase, whose product is MKRAYIMVLDSFGIGSSADAERFGDVGSDTLGHIAQACAAGTADKGRSGKLHLPNLSRLGLGKAAEASTGTFPVGLDENADIIGAYAHASEISSGKDTPSGHWEIAGVPVLFDWGYFKDEENSFPQELLDKLVERANLPGYLGNCHSSGTVILDQLAEEHMKTGKPIFYTSADSVFQIACHEETFGLDKLYELCEIAREELTEGNYNIGRVIARPFIGDKPGNFERTGNRHDLAVEPPAPTILKKMVDEKGGEVVSVGKIADIYAQVGITKKVKATGIDALFDATLKEMDNAGDNTIVFTNFVDFDSAYGHRRDIPGYAAALELFDRRLPEMLSRVKGDDILILTADHGCDPSWHGTDHTRENVPVLIYGPNVKPGSYGHRETFADIGQTVAAYFGLSPMDYGKSIL
- a CDS encoding TonB-dependent siderophore receptor; the encoded protein is MALIPFFSTQRTPSKLAIAVHLLLCGAPLLAHSTAIAAETTAAAATKTYAIPAGSLNQQLNQFAAQSGVYLVGDAQLATGKTGPSLQGNYSVDGGFSALLAGSGLQVVPQPNGVWRLQRIPQGDEMLVVAGINRNGVTEGTQSYTTRSMNTATQLNLSPRETPQSVSVVTRQRMDDQNMTSLDEAMKQTTGINVVNQNSYQVKYESRAFVMDNIKEDGVNFSSQNSVSNMGAVQASSESPDLAIYDRVEILRGASGLSQGNGEPGGTVNLVRKQPTHNFQASGSVGAGSWDNYRSELDVSGPLNDDASLRGRLVGVYQDKQSFKDYEHSERKVLFGTLAYDLTPSTTVTGGINWQKTRGVPDVYGVPFATDKSSLNLPRSTYLGASWNRIEFEKINPFVELEHHFDNDWTLKTALNYIHSRAASSYIGIMNGTSGVNPATGTSSLNNNLRYDNKAEQWGYNLSLNGPFELLGRNHELVVGGDYQKENFDNNHIRINNTSSVNIFNWQPNSLAEPDWSNTSLYNNHYNDRFNLYQRGAFATARFELADDWKLILGGRYSAYSYDEYFTNHLRNTSSLSSLHASNEFVPYGGLLWDFADHYTWYLSYAEIYKPQSEKDRNGKLLPAVTGTNYETGVKGEFFDGDLNTSLALFRIIQENRAMAVADSSVCLIGTSCSQPEGKVQSQGVELDVTGKLTEGWQIQAGYTLTNSKYLEGSASERAAQFSPRTPKHMFKLYTSYNLPGELNQWTIGAGMTAQTETQTYPNRAYGLHQGGYTLFNANIRYQYSKNLSFNLVGNNLTDKTYFLNLNNRHLSGNNYYGDPRNFMLTAKWNF
- a CDS encoding ABC transporter ATP-binding protein/permease, with the protein product MPASLFWQAIAPPIMQTLRRFYSLVAPFWLTTRATLLWLLLLLIMSLTLSVVWISVQYNNWSRDFYDALADYFQHASIYDMVVRYLAYTLLFVLVIICGNWLKKQLIIRWRDTMTQQYEQDWLRNHAHYQLNSGLDNPDQRIAEDIRLLIEQSLELLLSLLKNTARFFSFIAILWQLSGVHTVTLGDYTITIHGYLVWIALVYAALASVVTHLLGHRLHKLNIERQRTEADYRATLLRVRDNSEQIAFYQGSDAEQQRMRQHFLPIVQNWQRLMAREFRLESFTTSYFRFSLIIPVFATLPLFLARQVSLGAIMQARSAFGYVLDAFGWFIDAYRQLVQWSSTIERLWEFQHRLQQLPVPDAPRHEGHTLHINALSVPRPDGSPYFAPLTLTLQAGEWATLNAASGTGKTTLLRALAGLWPISQGDWHFPVGRTLFLPQKAYLPQDTLRQVLCYPQAQLADTAQTIAALEQTGLAALIPRLDDKANWSRELSGGEQQRLSLARVLLLRPTLLCLDEATSQLDDAAALQLLEHIRTALPHTIVLAVSHQPAVLACFTHQIRLTPLEAEKKAHTENHTDEPSVAPPAADSQQVAYGER
- the deoD gene encoding purine-nucleoside phosphorylase, with translation MATPHINAEMGDFADVVLMPGDPLRAKYIAETFLENAREVNNVRGMLGFTGTYKGRKISVMGHGMGIPSCSIYAKELITEFGVKKIIRVGSCGAVREDVQLRDVVIGMGACTDSKVNRMRFKDHDYAAIADFDMVRNAVDAAKARDVSVRVGNIFSADLFYTPDPQMFDVMEKYGILGVEMEAAGIYGVAAEFGAKALAICTVSDHIRTGAQTTSEERQNTFNEMIEIALESVLLGDNE